One Kiritimatiellia bacterium DNA window includes the following coding sequences:
- a CDS encoding crossover junction endodeoxyribonuclease RuvC, with protein sequence MRIIGIDTSLRSTGAGIIEVHGNRMELVEAATLAFPTTKSRSACLLGLFEGLAGLLKRYAPD encoded by the coding sequence GTGCGGATCATCGGCATTGACACCTCTCTTCGATCGACGGGCGCCGGAATCATCGAGGTTCACGGCAACCGGATGGAGCTTGTCGAAGCCGCCACGCTTGCATTTCCGACGACAAAATCGCGGTCGGCTTGTCTCCTTGGCCTCTTTGAGGGACTGGCGGGGCTGTTGAAGCGCTATGCCCCGGAC